Proteins found in one Rhodovulum sp. MB263 genomic segment:
- a CDS encoding M3 family oligoendopeptidase, whose amino-acid sequence MRITPPAPVFDANASAGGALGDLPEWDLSDLYAAPDAPEIARDMDWLEQECAAFAADYEGRLAGLDAAGMLNCITRYEAIDRVAGRIMSYAGLRYYQNTMDAGRAKFLSDCQDRITGYTTPLVFFSLEFNRIPEDAYEALFAADAALTRYKPVFDRMRAMRPYQLSDELEKFLHDQSVVGASAWNKLFDETIAGLEFEVEGEDAPLGIEGTLNLLTDPARDRREAGARALAEVFGAHIKTFARVHNTLAKEKEIEDRWRKMPTPQTGRHLSNHVEPEVVEALRNAVVAAYPKLSHRYYALKAKWLGLDKLQVWDRNAPLPIEEPKTVGWDAAKATVMEAYAEFSPKMAEIAQPFFDKGWIDAGVKTGKAPGAFAHPTVTDVHPYVMLNYLGKPRDVMTLAHELGHGVHQVLAAGQGELLASTPLTLAETASVFGEMLTFRKLLAGATATAQKKTLLAGKVEDMINTVVRQIAFYDFECKLHEARRGGELTPEDINEIWMSVQGESLGPVFEFMPGYETFWSYVPHFVHSPFYVYAYAFGDGLVNALYAVYEESGAGFQEKYFEMLKAGGSKHHKELLAPFGLDASDPAFWDKGLSMISGMIDELEAMED is encoded by the coding sequence ATGCGCATCACCCCGCCCGCCCCCGTCTTCGACGCCAATGCCAGCGCCGGCGGCGCGCTGGGAGACCTGCCCGAATGGGATCTGTCCGATCTCTATGCCGCGCCCGACGCGCCCGAGATCGCCCGCGACATGGACTGGCTCGAGCAGGAATGCGCGGCCTTCGCGGCCGATTACGAGGGCAGGCTGGCCGGGCTCGATGCTGCCGGGATGCTGAACTGCATCACCCGCTACGAGGCCATCGACCGTGTGGCCGGGCGGATCATGTCCTATGCCGGGCTGCGCTACTACCAGAACACCATGGATGCCGGCCGCGCCAAGTTCCTGTCGGACTGTCAGGACCGGATCACCGGCTATACCACGCCGCTCGTGTTCTTCTCGCTGGAATTCAACAGGATCCCGGAGGACGCCTATGAGGCGCTCTTTGCCGCCGATGCCGCGCTGACGCGCTACAAGCCGGTCTTCGACCGGATGCGGGCAATGCGGCCCTACCAGCTGTCGGACGAGCTAGAGAAATTCCTGCACGACCAGTCGGTGGTCGGTGCGAGCGCCTGGAACAAGCTGTTCGACGAGACCATCGCCGGGCTGGAATTCGAGGTCGAGGGCGAGGACGCGCCGCTGGGGATCGAGGGCACGCTGAACCTTCTGACCGATCCCGCGCGCGACAGGCGCGAGGCCGGGGCCCGCGCGCTGGCCGAGGTCTTCGGCGCCCATATCAAGACCTTCGCCCGCGTCCACAACACGCTGGCCAAGGAGAAGGAGATCGAGGACCGCTGGCGCAAGATGCCGACGCCGCAGACCGGGCGGCACCTGTCGAACCATGTCGAACCCGAGGTGGTCGAGGCGCTGCGCAATGCCGTGGTCGCGGCCTATCCCAAGCTCTCGCATCGCTATTACGCGCTGAAGGCGAAATGGCTGGGGCTCGACAAGCTGCAGGTCTGGGACCGCAACGCGCCGCTGCCGATCGAGGAACCGAAGACGGTCGGCTGGGACGCTGCCAAGGCCACGGTGATGGAGGCCTATGCCGAATTCTCGCCGAAGATGGCCGAGATCGCGCAGCCCTTCTTCGACAAGGGCTGGATCGACGCGGGCGTGAAGACCGGCAAGGCCCCCGGCGCCTTCGCCCATCCGACGGTGACCGACGTCCACCCCTATGTGATGCTGAACTACCTGGGCAAGCCGCGCGACGTGATGACGCTGGCACATGAGCTGGGGCACGGCGTGCATCAGGTGCTGGCCGCCGGTCAGGGCGAGCTTCTGGCCTCGACGCCGCTGACGCTGGCCGAGACGGCATCGGTCTTCGGCGAGATGCTGACCTTCCGCAAGCTGCTGGCGGGCGCCACGGCCACGGCGCAGAAGAAGACGCTGCTGGCGGGCAAGGTCGAGGACATGATCAACACGGTCGTGCGCCAGATCGCCTTCTACGATTTCGAATGCAAACTGCACGAGGCGCGGCGCGGCGGCGAGCTGACGCCCGAGGACATCAACGAGATCTGGATGAGCGTGCAGGGCGAGAGCCTCGGGCCGGTCTTCGAATTCATGCCGGGCTACGAGACCTTCTGGTCCTACGTGCCGCATTTCGTCCATTCGCCCTTCTACGTCTATGCCTATGCCTTCGGCGACGGGCTGGTGAACGCGCTTTACGCGGTCTACGAGGAAAGCGGCGCGGGCTTCCAGGAGAAGTATTTCGAGATGCTGAAGGCGGGCGGTTCCAAGCACCACAAGGAGCTGCTGGCGCCGTTCGGGCTCGATGCCTCGGACCCGGCCTTCTGGGACAAGGGGCTGTCGATGATCTCGGGCATGATCGACGAGCTGGAGGCGATGGAGGACTGA
- a CDS encoding DUF4389 domain-containing protein produces MTDTNSTLSDGARASDAQDKGYRPALIRGGWMLLMLALFYAAQLILIIAAVLQFGWLLFAKEENERIAEFGDKLANWMAIAARYLTVAGEAKPFPWTDWK; encoded by the coding sequence ATGACCGATACCAACTCGACGCTGAGCGATGGCGCCCGGGCATCGGATGCCCAGGACAAGGGCTACCGTCCTGCGCTGATCCGGGGGGGCTGGATGCTGTTGATGCTGGCCCTCTTCTATGCCGCGCAGCTGATCCTGATCATCGCGGCGGTGCTGCAATTCGGCTGGCTGCTCTTCGCCAAGGAAGAGAACGAGCGGATTGCAGAATTCGGCGACAAGCTCGCCAACTGGATGGCGATTGCCGCGCGCTACCTGACGGTGGCGGGCGAAGCGAAGCCCTTCCCCTGGACCGACTGGAAATAA
- a CDS encoding host attachment protein, translating to MIPFKTLVLVANERDARLLVNRGTGKGLAEVTRFSKAREIEYADGRGRDQGGATAGHHAMEPPTSLRVQNRESFAADVLEIAAEVWAEGDYDRFVMAAPPKMLGELRNRIEGSLERALAVDLNKDIVGVAAEDLPRHFEEVIVF from the coding sequence ATGATACCGTTCAAGACACTGGTTCTCGTCGCCAACGAGCGCGACGCGCGTCTGCTGGTCAATCGCGGGACCGGCAAGGGGCTTGCCGAAGTGACCCGGTTCTCGAAGGCACGCGAGATCGAATATGCCGACGGGCGCGGCCGCGACCAGGGCGGCGCGACGGCCGGACATCACGCGATGGAGCCGCCGACAAGCCTGCGGGTCCAGAACCGCGAAAGCTTCGCGGCCGATGTGCTGGAGATCGCCGCCGAGGTCTGGGCCGAAGGCGATTACGACCGTTTCGTGATGGCGGCGCCGCCGAAGATGCTTGGCGAGTTGCGCAACCGGATCGAGGGCTCGCTGGAACGCGCGCTTGCGGTCGATCTCAACAAGGACATCGTGGGGGTTGCAGCCGAGGACCTGCCTCGCCATTTCGAGGAGGTGATCGTGTTCTGA
- a CDS encoding ABC transporter permease, whose product MTGPATDTAAPGPVLAADGAPLKRSLRRALRAQKLRALMLIAPLLVFVLVTFIAPIADMLFRSVENQIVSDTLPRTARAIRDYDPDSGQMPSDRVLAAFTYDLVAAAERKQHTRLGSRLNYEYSGISSLFRKTGRRVDDFGESYRDQFVAVDPVWEDPATWVALMADPDWTATYRAWAAARDAAKTAGEPFTQSQPLFVLGDGVGEVLPETASAYAQFARIVQLEDGDDPAAEAPWAPVYLALYRDLLHIGPGAVARLGPEAGAMLDAAHDAVEGFAPVDLSGLYLKADKDWADPGVWGTIKAFSPDYTPGYFLNAVDLQLTADGIAAQPEDRQIYIMLFERTLFMSLMIMGSCVLLGYPIAYLLSNLPLRTSNLLMILVLLPFWTSLLVRTSAWKVLLQQQGVINDILVWLGIVSNSGRLILINNQTGTIIAMTHILLPFMILPLYSVMKTIPPSYLRAAKSLGATNWTAFWRVYFPQSVPGIGAGCILVFILAIGYYITPELVGGTNGTFISNRIAYHISSSLNWGLAAALGSILLGVVLILYWAYDKLVGIDNVSLG is encoded by the coding sequence ATGACCGGACCCGCCACCGATACCGCCGCCCCGGGCCCTGTCCTCGCCGCCGATGGCGCGCCGCTCAAGCGCAGCCTGCGCCGCGCGCTCCGGGCCCAGAAGCTGCGCGCGCTGATGCTGATCGCACCGCTTCTGGTCTTCGTGCTGGTGACCTTCATCGCCCCCATCGCCGACATGCTGTTCCGCTCGGTCGAGAACCAGATCGTCTCGGACACGCTGCCGCGCACCGCCCGCGCGATCCGGGACTACGACCCCGACAGCGGGCAGATGCCCTCGGACCGCGTGCTGGCGGCCTTCACCTATGATCTGGTCGCCGCCGCCGAGCGCAAGCAGCATACCCGGCTCGGCTCGCGGCTGAATTACGAATATTCCGGCATTTCCTCGCTGTTCCGCAAGACCGGCCGGCGGGTCGACGATTTCGGCGAGAGCTATCGCGACCAGTTCGTCGCGGTCGATCCGGTCTGGGAAGACCCCGCGACCTGGGTCGCGCTGATGGCCGATCCGGACTGGACCGCGACCTATCGCGCTTGGGCCGCCGCCCGCGATGCCGCGAAGACCGCGGGCGAGCCCTTCACCCAGAGCCAGCCGCTCTTTGTGCTTGGGGACGGGGTCGGCGAGGTGCTGCCCGAAACCGCCAGCGCCTATGCCCAATTCGCCCGCATCGTTCAGCTCGAGGATGGCGACGATCCGGCTGCCGAAGCGCCCTGGGCGCCGGTCTATCTGGCGCTTTACCGCGATCTTCTGCATATCGGGCCGGGCGCGGTGGCCCGGCTCGGTCCCGAGGCCGGGGCGATGCTCGATGCCGCCCATGACGCGGTCGAGGGCTTCGCCCCGGTCGATCTGTCCGGGCTCTATCTGAAAGCCGACAAGGACTGGGCAGATCCCGGGGTCTGGGGCACGATCAAGGCCTTCTCGCCCGACTACACGCCGGGCTATTTCCTGAATGCGGTCGATCTGCAACTGACCGCCGACGGGATTGCCGCCCAGCCCGAGGACCGGCAGATCTACATCATGCTGTTCGAACGGACGCTGTTCATGAGCCTGATGATCATGGGCTCCTGCGTGCTGCTGGGCTATCCGATTGCCTATCTGCTGTCGAACCTGCCGCTCCGGACCTCGAACCTGTTGATGATCCTGGTGCTCTTGCCGTTCTGGACCTCGCTTCTGGTTCGGACCTCGGCCTGGAAGGTGCTCTTGCAGCAACAGGGGGTGATCAACGACATCCTGGTCTGGCTCGGGATCGTGTCGAACAGCGGTCGGCTGATCCTGATCAACAACCAGACCGGCACCATCATCGCGATGACGCATATCCTGCTGCCCTTTATGATATTGCCGCTTTATTCGGTGATGAAGACCATCCCGCCCTCTTACCTGCGGGCCGCGAAAAGCCTCGGCGCCACCAACTGGACGGCGTTCTGGCGGGTCTATTTCCCGCAATCGGTGCCCGGCATCGGCGCGGGCTGCATCCTCGTCTTCATCCTGGCCATCGGCTATTACATCACGCCCGAACTGGTCGGCGGGACCAACGGCACCTTCATCTCGAACCGGATCGCCTATCACATTTCCAGCTCGCTCAACTGGGGCCTCGCGGCCGCGCTGGGCTCGATCCTGCTGGGCGTCGTGCTGATCCTTTACTGGGCCTATGACAAGCTCGTGGGCATCGACAATGTGAGCCTGGGATAA
- a CDS encoding DUF1330 domain-containing protein: MPKGYIIAHITVIDPEAYQEYVERDTPILESFGGRFLVRGGASEAPEGPMKDRHVVIEFPDFEAAKRAFHSPQYQDVAAIRHATATSDVVLVEGVA; the protein is encoded by the coding sequence ATGCCGAAAGGCTATATCATCGCCCATATCACCGTGATCGACCCGGAGGCCTACCAGGAGTATGTCGAGCGCGACACGCCGATCCTTGAAAGCTTCGGCGGCAGATTCCTGGTGCGGGGCGGCGCCTCGGAGGCGCCCGAAGGGCCGATGAAGGATCGCCATGTGGTGATCGAGTTCCCCGATTTCGAGGCCGCGAAACGCGCCTTCCATTCGCCGCAATATCAGGACGTGGCCGCGATCCGTCACGCCACCGCGACAAGCGACGTGGTTCTGGTCGAGGGCGTGGCATGA
- a CDS encoding extracellular solute-binding protein, which translates to MTIRHLLSATALAALPAGFAFAEDLPPCEGCADSLTVVSWGGAYQTSQQKAYSEPYAEMTGTGFTWDESSNEAVAKLRAMNEAGNITWDLVDVEGPDSQRLCDEGLAMEVDLDEMLAAAPDGTPATKDFGDSVINDCFVPQIVFSTTFGYRTDVAAWNGKEPENLCALFDTETFPGKRSLEKRPKKNLEWALLCDGVEKDELYDVLDTPEGVDRALAKLDTIKDDVIWWSAGAETPQRLADGEVVIGSTYNGRLFSLIVEQNQPVKMLWDWQVFDYDGWIVPADLPEDRLKRVEHFLHFATDTQRLADQAKYISYGPSRASSQPLVSTHADLGIEMAPFMPTNPANQKNYLVNNIEWWADNQDDVEAKFQAWLAR; encoded by the coding sequence ATGACGATCAGACATCTTCTTTCCGCAACCGCACTGGCGGCGCTGCCCGCCGGATTTGCCTTTGCCGAGGACCTGCCGCCCTGCGAGGGCTGCGCCGACAGCTTGACCGTCGTGTCCTGGGGAGGGGCCTACCAGACCAGTCAGCAGAAGGCCTATTCCGAGCCCTATGCCGAGATGACCGGCACCGGCTTCACCTGGGACGAAAGCTCGAACGAGGCGGTGGCCAAGCTGCGCGCCATGAACGAGGCGGGCAACATCACCTGGGATCTGGTCGATGTCGAGGGCCCCGACAGCCAGCGGCTCTGCGATGAGGGCCTGGCGATGGAAGTGGATCTTGACGAGATGCTGGCGGCCGCGCCCGACGGCACCCCGGCGACCAAGGATTTCGGCGACAGCGTCATCAATGACTGTTTCGTGCCGCAGATCGTGTTCTCGACCACCTTCGGCTACCGTACCGATGTCGCGGCCTGGAACGGCAAGGAGCCCGAGAATCTCTGCGCGCTGTTCGATACCGAGACCTTCCCCGGCAAGCGCAGCCTCGAGAAGCGCCCGAAGAAGAATCTCGAATGGGCGCTGCTCTGCGACGGCGTCGAGAAGGACGAGCTTTACGACGTGCTCGACACGCCCGAGGGTGTCGACCGCGCGCTGGCCAAGCTCGACACCATCAAGGACGACGTGATCTGGTGGTCGGCGGGCGCCGAGACGCCGCAGCGCCTGGCCGATGGCGAGGTGGTCATCGGCTCGACCTATAACGGCCGTCTGTTCAGCCTGATCGTCGAGCAGAACCAGCCGGTGAAGATGCTCTGGGACTGGCAGGTCTTCGACTATGACGGCTGGATCGTTCCCGCCGATCTGCCCGAGGACCGGCTGAAGCGCGTCGAGCATTTCCTGCATTTCGCGACCGACACCCAGCGCCTGGCCGATCAGGCCAAGTACATCTCCTATGGCCCGTCGCGGGCATCGTCGCAGCCGCTGGTTTCGACCCATGCCGATCTCGGCATCGAGATGGCGCCCTTCATGCCCACCAACCCGGCGAACCAGAAGAACTATCTGGTGAACAACATCGAATGGTGGGCTGACAACCAGGACGATGTCGAGGCCAAATTCCAGGCCTGGCTCGCCAGGTAA
- a CDS encoding ABC transporter ATP-binding protein, with product MTGTNDGFVVFDRVQKSYDGETLVVKDLNLSIGKGEFLTMLGPSGSGKTTCLMMLAGFETATHGDILLDGNPINNIPPHKRGIGMVFQNYALFPHMTVAENLAFPLEVRKIGRSEREEKVQRALDMVQMGAFGGRRPAQLSGGQQQRIALARALVFEPELVLMDEPLGALDKQLREHMQFEITRLAHNLGITTVYVTHDQTEALTMSDRVAVFNDGRIQQLARPDELYEKPVNSFVAQFIGENNTLLGRIKQIDGNALIELDDGEVIDAVPVNVSRPGERTLVSIRPERVEIDPKRLTPGAHLIHAEVLEFIYMGDIYRTRLRVAGNDDFVIKTRNAPDQRRLKPGEHIEIGWLPEDCRALDAP from the coding sequence TTGACCGGAACAAACGACGGTTTCGTGGTCTTTGACCGCGTGCAAAAAAGCTATGACGGGGAAACTCTCGTCGTCAAAGATCTCAATCTTTCGATCGGCAAGGGGGAATTCCTGACGATGCTCGGGCCCTCGGGGTCGGGCAAGACCACCTGCCTGATGATGCTGGCCGGGTTCGAGACGGCCACCCATGGCGACATTCTTCTCGACGGCAATCCGATCAATAACATCCCGCCGCACAAGCGTGGAATTGGCATGGTATTTCAGAACTATGCGCTGTTCCCGCACATGACCGTGGCCGAGAATCTCGCCTTCCCGCTCGAGGTGCGCAAGATCGGCCGTTCCGAGCGCGAAGAGAAGGTGCAGCGCGCGCTCGACATGGTGCAGATGGGGGCTTTCGGCGGCCGCCGCCCGGCCCAGCTTTCGGGCGGCCAGCAGCAGCGGATCGCGCTGGCCCGCGCGCTGGTCTTCGAGCCCGAGCTGGTGCTGATGGACGAACCGCTCGGCGCGCTCGACAAGCAGCTGCGCGAGCATATGCAGTTCGAGATCACCCGGCTGGCCCATAATCTGGGGATCACCACGGTCTATGTCACCCATGACCAGACCGAGGCGCTGACCATGTCCGACCGGGTCGCGGTGTTCAACGATGGCCGGATCCAGCAACTGGCCCGACCCGACGAGCTTTACGAGAAGCCCGTGAACAGCTTCGTCGCCCAGTTCATCGGCGAGAACAACACGCTGCTCGGCCGGATCAAGCAGATCGACGGCAATGCGCTGATCGAGCTCGACGATGGCGAGGTGATCGATGCGGTCCCGGTCAATGTCTCGCGGCCCGGCGAACGCACGCTGGTCTCGATCCGGCCCGAGCGGGTCGAGATCGACCCCAAGCGGCTTACGCCCGGGGCGCATCTGATCCATGCCGAGGTGCTGGAATTCATCTACATGGGCGACATCTACCGCACCCGGCTGCGGGTGGCGGGCAATGACGATTTTGTCATCAAGACCCGCAACGCCCCCGACCAGCGCCGCCTGAAGCCGGGCGAGCATATCGAGATCGGCTGGTTGCCGGAGGACTGCCGCGCGCTTGATGCGCCCTGA
- a CDS encoding benzoate/H(+) symporter BenE family transporter encodes MGSGLKLSHLVAGFIAVLLGYTSSVAIIFQALEVLGASQAEANSWMLALGVGMGASGLILSLRYRMPILTAWSTPGAALLVVGLDGVSMPEAIGAFLFCGLLLTLTGLSGWFEKLSHLIPDAIGNALLAGILFKFGLGIFVSMEENLSLVAVMCAVYLAGRIWFARFAIPAVLLAGCLFCAATGAFEQGALDLSLARPVAVLPEFSLPVLIGVGLPLFIVTMASQNTPGVVTLRAAGYAPPVSACLTVTGLTTLVLAPFGGYAFNLAAITAAICAGPEADENPDTRYRAVVVAGLLYMLVGILGAAVVGLFTIAPKALVVTVAGLALLGTIGTSLQAALAAPERREAALVTFMTTVSGIGFLGIGAPLWAMLLGMGTGAALSLSSRARRLAAARP; translated from the coding sequence ATGGGCTCGGGGCTGAAACTTTCGCATCTTGTGGCAGGCTTCATCGCGGTTCTGCTGGGCTATACCAGCAGCGTCGCGATCATCTTCCAGGCGCTCGAGGTGCTGGGCGCAAGTCAGGCCGAGGCCAATAGCTGGATGCTGGCGCTGGGCGTCGGGATGGGGGCGAGCGGGCTGATCCTGTCGCTGCGCTACCGGATGCCGATCCTGACCGCCTGGTCCACGCCCGGCGCGGCGCTGCTGGTCGTCGGGCTCGACGGCGTGTCGATGCCCGAGGCCATCGGCGCCTTCCTGTTCTGCGGCCTGCTGCTGACCCTGACCGGGCTGAGCGGCTGGTTCGAGAAGCTCTCGCATCTCATTCCCGACGCCATCGGCAATGCGCTGCTGGCGGGCATCCTGTTCAAGTTCGGCCTGGGGATCTTCGTCTCGATGGAGGAGAACCTGTCGCTGGTTGCGGTCATGTGCGCGGTCTATCTGGCCGGGCGGATCTGGTTCGCGCGCTTCGCCATCCCGGCGGTGTTGCTGGCGGGATGCCTTTTCTGTGCCGCGACCGGCGCCTTCGAGCAGGGCGCGCTCGATCTGTCGCTGGCCCGACCGGTGGCAGTGCTGCCGGAATTCTCGCTGCCGGTGCTGATCGGGGTCGGTCTGCCCCTGTTCATCGTCACCATGGCCTCGCAGAACACCCCCGGCGTGGTCACGCTGAGGGCTGCGGGCTATGCGCCGCCGGTCTCGGCCTGCCTGACCGTGACCGGGCTCACGACGCTGGTGCTGGCGCCGTTCGGCGGCTACGCCTTCAACCTTGCCGCCATCACCGCCGCGATCTGCGCCGGGCCCGAGGCCGACGAAAATCCCGACACGCGCTACCGGGCGGTGGTGGTCGCGGGCCTGCTTTACATGCTGGTGGGCATTCTCGGCGCCGCCGTGGTCGGGCTGTTCACCATCGCGCCGAAAGCCCTGGTCGTGACCGTGGCAGGGCTCGCGCTGCTCGGTACCATCGGCACCAGCCTGCAGGCTGCCCTGGCCGCGCCCGAGCGCCGCGAGGCGGCCCTCGTTACCTTCATGACCACGGTTTCGGGCATCGGCTTTCTCGGTATCGGCGCGCCGCTCTGGGCGATGTTGCTTGGCATGGGAACCGGCGCCGCGCTGTCGCTTTCCTCCCGCGCGCGCAGGTTGGCAGCCGCCCGCCCCTAA
- a CDS encoding helix-turn-helix domain-containing protein has protein sequence MTDSKIRINLRAARNRAGLSLAQAAELTGVSKAMLGQIERGESSPTLATMWKLAKGFRLPLTALIEDLVQTTGSFAPAERAPVRFEGDIRVRTVFPFDPVFGSETFLLTLAPDQVHLSNPHDTGVVEDVFVTEGEIGILLDGQWQTFHAGDGLRFPADRPHGYRNRTGAPARFHNTLHYPRTALLEDGPGTG, from the coding sequence ATGACAGACAGCAAGATCCGGATCAATCTCAGGGCCGCCCGCAACCGCGCCGGGCTGAGCCTCGCCCAGGCCGCCGAGCTCACCGGGGTCAGCAAGGCCATGCTCGGCCAGATCGAACGCGGCGAGTCGAGCCCGACGCTGGCGACGATGTGGAAGCTTGCCAAAGGGTTCCGGCTGCCGCTGACCGCCCTGATCGAGGATCTGGTGCAGACCACCGGCAGCTTTGCGCCCGCCGAACGCGCGCCGGTGCGGTTCGAGGGCGACATCCGCGTGCGCACGGTGTTTCCCTTCGATCCGGTCTTCGGCTCGGAGACCTTCCTGCTGACGCTCGCCCCGGACCAGGTCCACCTGTCGAACCCGCATGATACCGGCGTGGTCGAGGATGTCTTCGTGACCGAGGGCGAGATCGGGATCCTGCTGGACGGCCAGTGGCAGACCTTCCATGCGGGCGACGGGTTGCGGTTTCCGGCCGACCGGCCACATGGCTACCGCAACCGGACCGGCGCCCCGGCCCGCTTTCACAACACGCTGCATTATCCCCGCACCGCACTGCTCGAGGACGGCCCCGGAACAGGTTGA
- a CDS encoding FadR/GntR family transcriptional regulator — MREEDGRSPDIGREAGMAARPRPVLPRAGGPGLSAVDDLVAKLRAMISSEGLRVGDSLPTERELCDRFRASRNTVREAMRILKAYGVVTVRPKVGATIVDDRMERALDLFSFNTLDVSREAFSDIQGFRGLLEVAGIDLILDRIARADIAEMREINDGLRRTESLDEAAEIDFGFHTRLIAVMGNKAILDIYKIMKPVILRIMSRGRNGAVQAIETHADHLGILEALEARDRLAYQYRMRSHLQASVGNFDP, encoded by the coding sequence ATGCGGGAGGAGGACGGACGGTCACCGGACATCGGTCGCGAGGCCGGGATGGCCGCCCGGCCGAGACCGGTCCTGCCGCGCGCGGGCGGTCCCGGGCTCTCGGCGGTCGACGATCTGGTCGCCAAGCTCCGGGCGATGATTTCCTCGGAAGGGCTTCGGGTCGGCGACAGCCTGCCGACCGAGCGCGAGCTTTGCGACAGGTTCCGGGCCAGCCGCAACACGGTGCGCGAGGCGATGCGCATCCTCAAGGCCTATGGCGTCGTCACCGTCCGCCCCAAGGTCGGCGCGACCATCGTCGACGACCGCATGGAACGCGCGCTCGACCTGTTCTCCTTCAACACGCTCGACGTCTCGCGCGAGGCGTTTTCCGACATCCAAGGGTTTCGAGGGCTTCTGGAAGTGGCCGGGATCGACCTGATCCTCGACCGCATCGCCCGGGCCGACATTGCCGAGATGCGCGAGATCAATGACGGGCTGCGCCGGACCGAAAGCCTTGATGAGGCTGCCGAAATCGACTTCGGCTTCCATACCCGCCTGATCGCGGTGATGGGCAACAAGGCGATCCTCGATATCTACAAGATCATGAAGCCGGTGATCCTGAGGATCATGTCGAGGGGCAGGAACGGCGCTGTCCAGGCGATCGAGACCCATGCCGATCATCTGGGCATTCTCGAGGCGCTCGAGGCCCGCGACCGGCTGGCCTACCAGTACCGGATGCGCAGCCATCTGCAGGCAAGCGTCGGCAATTTCGACCCGTAA